From Neomonachus schauinslandi chromosome 12, ASM220157v2, whole genome shotgun sequence, the proteins below share one genomic window:
- the AOC1 gene encoding amiloride-sensitive amine oxidase [copper-containing] yields MQPETLTLGWAIAAILVLQALATAKCPTRTLNSQAAVFEDLSAQELKAVRSFLWSQEELKLEPSREPTMAKNSVFLIEMLLPKKQHVLKFLDNGGRPPVREARAVIFFGAQVHPNVTEFAVGPLPRPYYMRELPPKPGRHTTWASRPITGAEYTLLAQALQKVTKPLHRFFLDTTGFSFQDCHSRCLTFTDVAPRGVASGQRRSWFILQRFVEGYFLHPTGLELLLDHGSTNAQDWTVELVWYNGKFYQSPEELARKYEEGQVDVVVLEDLPPKGQDGEGTEETPLFSSYKPRRAFPTPIPTNGPRLVQPQGHRYRLEGNTVLYGGWSVSFRLRSSSGLQILNVLFGCERIAYEVSVQEAVALYGGHTPAGMQTNYIDVGWGLGSVTHELAPGIDCPDTATFLDALHHYDADGPVHYPRALCVFELPTGVPLRRHFDSNFSGGFNFYAGLQGQVLVLRTTSTVYNYDYIWDFIFYPNGVMEAKMHATGYVHATFYTPEGLRYGTRLHTHLLGNMHTHLVHYRVDLDVAGTKNSFQTLQMKLENITNPWSPRHHLVQPTLKQTSYHRERQAAFRFGRLLPKYLLFTSPKENRWGHKRGYRLQIHSMADQVLPVGWQKERAVTWARYPLAVTKYRESEVCSSSIYNQNDPWDPPVVFEEFLRNNENIENEDLVAWVTVGFLHIPHSEDIPNTATPGNSVGFLLRPFNFFPEDPSLASRDTVIVWPQNSGPNYIQRWTPKEEEGDCLMPDPFSYNGTYRPV; encoded by the exons ATGCAGCCAGAGACCCTGACCCTCGGCTGGGCCATAGCTGCCATCCTGGTGCTGCAGGCGCTGGCCACGGCCAAGTGCCCCACACGGACCCTGAACAGCCAGGCCGCGGTGTTCGAGGACCTGAGCGCCCAAGAGCTGAAGGCCGTGCGCAGCTTCCTCTGGTCGCAGGAGGAGCTGAAGCTGGAGCCCTCCCGAGAACCCACTATGGCCAAAAACTCCGTGTTCCTCATTGAGATGTTGCTGCCCAAGAAGCAACACGTACTGAAATTTCTGGACAACGGTGGAAGACCTCCCGTCCGCGAGGCCCGAGCCGTCATCTTCTTCGGAGCCCAGGTGCATCCCAATGTCACGGAGTTCGCGGTGGGGCCCCTGCCGCGGCCCTACTACATGCGAGAGCTGCCCCCCAAGCCGGGGCGTCACACCACCTGGGCCTCCAGGCCCATCACCGGGGCCGAGTACACCCTCCTGGCCCAGGCCCTGCAGAAGGTCACCAAGCCCCTGCACCGATTTTTTCTTGATACCACAGGCTTCTCCTTCCAAGACTGTCACTCGCGATGCCTGACATTCACGGACGTGGCGCCTCGGGGCGTGGCCTCCGGCCAGCGCCGCTCTTGGTTCATCTTGCAGCGCTTTGTAGAAGGCTACTTCCTGCACCCCACCGGGCTGGAGCTCCTCCTGGATCACGGCAGCACCAACGCCCAAGACTGGACGGTGGAGCTGGTCTGGTACAACGGGAAGTTCTACCAGAGCCCAGAAGAGCTGGCACGGAAGTATGAGGAGGGACAGGTGGACGTGGTGGTGCTGGAGGACCTACCCCCCAAGGGCCAGGACGGGGAAGGCACAGAGGAAACACCCCTCTTCTCCTCCTACAAGCCGCGCagggccttccccacccccatccccacgaACGGCCCCCGCCTGGTCCAGCCGCAGGGTCACCGCTACAGGCTGGAGGGCAACACCGTGCTCTACGGCGGCTGGAGCGTCTCCTTCAGGCTGCGCTCGTCCTCGGGGCTGCAGATCCTCAACGTGCTGTTCGGCTGCGAGCGCATAGCCTATGAAGTGAGCGTGCAGGAGGCGGTGGCCCTGTATGGAGGGCACACACCCGCGGGCATGCAGACCAACTACATCGacgtgggctgggggctgggcagcgTCACGCACGAGTTAGCTCCCGGCATCGACTGCCCGGACACGGCCACCTTCCTGGATGCCCTCCACCACTACGATGCCGATGGCCCCGTGCACTACCCCCGAGCCCTCTGCGTCTTTGAGCTGCCCACTGGAGTGCCCCTTCGGCGACACTTTGATTCCAACTTCAGTGGGGGTTTCAACTTCTACGCGGGGCTGCAAGGCCAGGTGCTGGTGCTACGGACCACGTCCACGGTCTACAACTATGACTACATCTGGGACTTCATCTTCTACCCCAATGGGGTGATGGAGGCCAAGATGCACGCCACCGGCTACGTCCACGCCACCTTCTACACCCCCGAGGGGCTGCGCTACGGGACCCGCCTGCACACGCACCTGCTTGGCAACATGCACACTCACTTAGTGCACTACCGCGTGGACCTGGACGTGGCAG GCACCAAGAACAGCTTCCAGACCCTGCAGATGAAGCTGGAAAACATCACCAACCCCTGGAGCCCAAGACACCACCTGGTCCAGCCAACCCTGAAGCAGACAAGTTACCACCGGGAGCGCCAGGCGGCCTTCCGCTTCGGACGGCTTCTGCCCAAGTACCTGCTCTTTACGAGTCCCAAGGAGAACCGCTGGGGTCATAAGCGCGGCTACCGGCTACAGATCCACTCCATGGCCGACCAGGTGCTGCCCGTGGGCTGGCAGAAGGAGCGGGCTGTCACCTGGGCCAG GTACCCCCTGGCAGTGACCAAGTACCGGGAGTCAGAGGTGTGCAGTAGCAGCATCTATAACCAGAACGACCCCTGGGACCCACCTGTGGTCTTTGAGGAGTTTCTTCGTAACAATGAGAACATTGAAAATGAg GACTTGGTGGCCTGGGTCACTGTGGGCTTCCTGCACATCCCCCACTCAGAGGACATTCCTAACACGGCCACACCCGGAAACTCCGTGGGCTTCCTGCTCCGGCCTTTCAACTTCTTCCCTGAGGACCCATCCCTGGCGTCCAGAGACACCGTGATCGTGTGGCCCCAGAACAGCGGCCCCAACTACATCCAGCGCTGGACCccgaaggaggaggagggggactgCTTGATGCCTGACCCTTTTAGCTACAATGGAACCTACAGGCCTGTGTGA